A region of Catenibacterium mitsuokai DNA encodes the following proteins:
- a CDS encoding histidinol-phosphatase, whose translation MKNYHTHTTRCMHAIGSEEEYILAAISAGYTELGFSDHTPWHYDSGYHATMRMDESQLEDYVHTLSVLRDKYKDKISIKIGLECEYFEDKMDWLKEQVERYGLDYLILGNHFDGSDETGIYYGYPVSLEELKRYVSQVLKAMDTGLFSYVAHPDVVFYDESKQEHIDELEKICIHAAEINMPLEFNLLGYKAMRHYPSQPFIDLCKKHHNRIIIGTDAHDAGALKDTQTYNRAYTYLKENGLEITEDIKMLK comes from the coding sequence ATGAAGAACTATCATACACACACAACAAGATGTATGCACGCAATTGGAAGTGAAGAAGAGTATATCCTAGCAGCCATTTCAGCTGGATATACAGAACTCGGCTTTTCAGATCATACACCATGGCATTATGATTCAGGCTATCATGCAACAATGCGTATGGATGAATCACAACTTGAAGACTATGTCCATACATTATCAGTACTTAGAGATAAATATAAAGACAAGATTTCTATTAAGATTGGTTTAGAATGTGAATATTTTGAAGATAAGATGGACTGGCTTAAGGAGCAGGTAGAACGTTATGGACTCGATTATCTTATTTTAGGTAATCATTTTGATGGCAGTGATGAAACAGGTATTTACTATGGGTATCCTGTAAGTTTAGAAGAATTAAAAAGATATGTATCACAGGTGCTCAAGGCAATGGATACAGGTTTATTCTCATATGTAGCACATCCTGATGTTGTCTTTTATGATGAAAGTAAGCAGGAACATATTGATGAATTAGAAAAAATCTGTATTCATGCAGCTGAAATAAATATGCCTTTAGAATTCAATTTATTAGGATATAAGGCAATGCGTCATTATCCAAGTCAGCCATTTATTGATTTATGTAAAAAGCATCATAATCGTATTATTATAGGAACAGATGCGCATGATGCAGGTGCATTAAAAGACACTCAAACATACAATCGTGCTTATACTTATTTAAAAGAGAATGGATTAGAGATTACCGAAGATATAAAGATGTTGAAATAG
- the thrB gene encoding homoserine kinase: MFVKVRVPATSANLGPGFDVAGLAVTLYNTFTFELLDEGLEILGCPEQFANKDNLTYRAFEEGARYVGLDYKGLRITNEGDVPYTRGLGSSSTCIVAGIVGAFAFKNRYEERQNILELATKIEGHPDNVAPAIFGGLTVSVMEEHKVTTLSIPVKQDYRYVALIPPFTLSTEKARSVLPQTLDRADAIKNVSHLALMVASLINGYDEGLKLGFKDRFHQPYRGHLIDNFFPIMDVLEKDEKVLGAYLSGAGPTIMALIRADDTMGVVRIKEELGSLIDGWQVEKLELDERGFTCDFL, translated from the coding sequence ATGTTTGTAAAGGTAAGAGTTCCTGCAACAAGCGCAAACTTAGGACCTGGATTTGATGTTGCGGGTCTAGCAGTCACTTTATATAATACATTCACTTTTGAATTATTAGATGAAGGATTAGAAATCTTAGGATGTCCTGAACAGTTTGCGAATAAAGATAACTTAACTTATCGTGCCTTTGAAGAAGGTGCACGTTATGTAGGATTAGATTATAAAGGACTACGTATTACCAATGAAGGAGATGTTCCTTATACAAGAGGATTAGGTTCTTCTTCTACATGTATTGTTGCTGGTATTGTCGGTGCTTTCGCATTCAAGAATCGTTATGAAGAACGTCAGAACATCCTTGAACTTGCGACTAAGATTGAAGGACATCCAGATAACGTTGCCCCAGCCATCTTTGGTGGTTTAACTGTTTCTGTTATGGAAGAACATAAAGTGACTACACTTTCAATCCCTGTTAAACAGGACTATCGTTATGTAGCGCTCATTCCACCTTTCACATTATCTACAGAAAAAGCACGTTCTGTATTACCACAGACATTAGACCGTGCAGATGCGATTAAGAATGTTTCTCATCTTGCATTGATGGTTGCATCACTTATTAATGGATATGATGAAGGTTTAAAACTAGGCTTTAAGGATCGTTTCCATCAGCCATATCGTGGACACTTAATTGACAACTTCTTCCCTATTATGGATGTATTAGAGAAGGATGAAAAAGTATTAGGTGCTTATCTATCAGGTGCAGGGCCTACTATCATGGCTTTAATTCGTGCGGATGATACAATGGGTGTTGTTCGTATTAAAGAAGAATTAGGATCTTTAATTGACGGATGGCAAGTAGAAAAGTTAGAATTAGATGAACGTGGATTTACATGTGACTTTTTATAA
- the thrC gene encoding threonine synthase yields the protein MEKLFKSTRGNQTPIDFYTSILQGIASDGGLLVPDFDFEKKNLEELLSLNYVDLATEIISTFAPSDAKEALHTACNQAYGEGLFCDEVVPVKKAGNVYVAELYQGPTAAFKDMALSMLPRMMTLSLKKKGEEREVMILAATSGDTGKAALEGFKDVEGTCIKVFYPIDGVSAIQQQQMVTTTGKNVEIIGIRGNFDDAQSAVKKAFGSKELKELCDEHHIFLSSANSINIGRLIPQIVYYFYSYLTLVKRNEIKLGEAVNFTVPSGNFGNCLAGWIAKNMGLPVNQFIVASNKNNILTDFFTTGTYDARREFYKTNAPAMDILVSSNLERLVWFMVNGDSEKVNKYMEELKETGVYKVDDETLARVQKEFKAGCLGEEDVLKVVHDCWNENKYLLDTHTAVGYGVYEEYVKNTGDTTKTILLSTASPYKFPESVYQALTGEEVDVYTAIEKLHELTGMEISYPLKGIKNREILHKGVIDRDAILDTIADKIKEY from the coding sequence ATGGAAAAATTGTTTAAGAGCACAAGAGGCAATCAGACACCTATTGATTTTTATACATCTATTCTTCAGGGAATCGCAAGTGATGGGGGATTACTTGTACCTGACTTCGATTTTGAGAAGAAAAACTTAGAAGAACTTCTATCATTAAACTATGTTGATCTTGCAACAGAGATTATTAGTACATTTGCACCAAGCGATGCAAAGGAAGCGTTACATACAGCTTGCAACCAGGCTTATGGTGAAGGTTTATTCTGTGATGAAGTGGTTCCTGTAAAGAAAGCAGGAAATGTATATGTTGCAGAACTCTATCAGGGTCCTACAGCTGCATTCAAGGATATGGCATTATCTATGCTTCCTAGAATGATGACTCTTTCTTTAAAGAAGAAAGGTGAAGAACGTGAAGTGATGATTCTTGCAGCAACAAGTGGTGATACTGGTAAAGCTGCATTAGAAGGCTTTAAGGATGTTGAAGGGACTTGTATTAAGGTTTTCTATCCAATTGATGGTGTATCTGCTATTCAGCAGCAGCAGATGGTCACAACAACAGGTAAGAATGTTGAAATCATTGGTATTAGAGGAAACTTTGATGATGCACAGTCTGCAGTTAAGAAGGCTTTTGGTTCAAAAGAATTAAAAGAACTTTGTGATGAACATCATATTTTCTTATCTTCTGCTAATTCAATTAATATTGGACGTTTAATTCCACAGATTGTTTATTATTTCTATTCTTATTTAACACTTGTAAAGAGAAATGAAATTAAGTTAGGAGAAGCAGTGAACTTTACAGTGCCTTCAGGTAACTTTGGTAACTGCTTAGCTGGATGGATTGCAAAAAATATGGGCTTACCAGTGAACCAGTTCATTGTTGCTTCTAATAAGAATAATATCTTAACCGATTTCTTTACAACTGGTACTTATGATGCAAGACGTGAATTTTATAAAACGAATGCACCTGCAATGGATATCTTAGTTTCTAGTAACTTAGAAAGATTAGTATGGTTCATGGTGAATGGTGATAGTGAAAAAGTAAATAAGTATATGGAAGAACTTAAAGAAACAGGTGTTTATAAAGTAGATGATGAAACACTTGCAAGAGTTCAGAAAGAATTCAAGGCAGGATGTCTTGGAGAAGAAGATGTACTTAAAGTTGTTCATGACTGCTGGAATGAAAATAAGTATTTATTAGATACACATACAGCGGTTGGTTATGGTGTTTATGAAGAATATGTCAAGAATACTGGGGATACAACTAAGACAATCTTACTTTCAACTGCGTCACCTTATAAGTTCCCAGAATCTGTATATCAGGCATTAACTGGTGAAGAAGTAGATGTTTATACGGCTATTGAAAAATTACATGAATTAACTGGTATGGAAATTTCTTATCCATTAAAGGGTATTAAGAATCGTGAAATCCTTCATAAGGGTGTTATTGATAGAGATGCCATTTTAGATACTATTGCAGATAAAATCAAGGAGTACTAA
- the asnA gene encoding aspartate--ammonia ligase, giving the protein MSKVFIPENYHSQLNLIETEVAIKMIKDYFERRLSEELRLTRVSAPLFLLKNTGLNDDLNGTERPVAFNSYELNNDDEIEIIHSLAKWKRDALYRYGFEAHTGLYTDMNAIRRDETIDNLHSMYVDQWDWELVIKPEDRTVDFFKQTVKKIYRALLDLDFLMIRHYPQLDKGLLPEKIFFITTQELEDVYPDLTPKERERAITKAKKAVCLMKIGDTLKSGIKHDGRAPDYDDWTLNGDILVYHPILDDAFELSSMGVRVDAKALEEQLKKAHAEERTELPYHQNVLNNVYPLSIGGGIGQSRLCMFFLKKAHIGEVQASLWDEDTMRICEENDIHLL; this is encoded by the coding sequence ATGAGCAAAGTATTTATACCAGAGAATTATCACTCACAACTCAATCTGATTGAGACTGAAGTTGCGATTAAAATGATTAAAGACTATTTTGAAAGACGTTTATCAGAAGAATTAAGACTCACTCGAGTATCTGCCCCATTATTCTTATTAAAAAACACAGGATTAAATGATGATTTAAACGGAACTGAAAGACCAGTGGCCTTCAACAGCTATGAATTGAATAATGATGATGAAATTGAAATCATTCATTCACTTGCAAAATGGAAACGTGATGCGCTTTATAGATATGGCTTTGAAGCACATACTGGACTATATACAGATATGAACGCAATTAGAAGAGATGAAACAATCGATAACCTTCATTCTATGTATGTAGACCAATGGGACTGGGAATTAGTGATCAAACCTGAAGATCGTACTGTTGATTTCTTCAAACAGACTGTTAAGAAGATTTATAGAGCTTTATTAGATTTAGACTTCTTAATGATTCGTCATTATCCACAGTTAGATAAGGGATTATTACCAGAAAAGATCTTCTTTATTACAACACAGGAATTAGAAGATGTTTATCCTGATTTAACACCAAAAGAAAGAGAAAGAGCCATCACTAAAGCAAAGAAAGCAGTCTGCTTAATGAAAATCGGGGATACCCTTAAGTCTGGCATCAAGCATGATGGACGTGCACCGGACTATGATGACTGGACTCTCAATGGTGATATTCTTGTTTATCATCCTATTCTTGATGATGCATTTGAATTATCTTCTATGGGGGTACGTGTTGATGCGAAAGCCTTAGAGGAACAGCTAAAGAAAGCTCATGCAGAGGAACGTACTGAACTTCCTTATCACCAGAATGTTTTAAATAATGTTTATCCATTAAGTATTGGTGGCGGTATTGGTCAGTCACGTTTATGTATGTTCTTCTTAAAGAAAGCCCATATTGGTGAAGTACAGGCTTCATTATGGGATGAAGATACAATGCGTATCTGCGAAGAAAATGATATACATTTATTATAA
- a CDS encoding NAD(+) synthase: MKDGFIRVAAGSFKVSIANVKKNAQEIIRLSKEANANHTQVLVLNELCLTGYTIEDLFFQKRVLNESETQLQYILDETKDLDTVIVIGMPLVIRNDLYNCALVLHRGDILGAVPKTYIPNYHEFYEGRHFKSGRDLDEYITLCDQEIHVTTEQLFEDVNHPWLKIGVEICEDVWAPHTPSTDACLNGATLIVNPSASNNLTGKSDYRRSLISATSARLVCGYVYSNTGVGESTTDVVFSNHHLIYENGTLLKESTQYSTGLIYADMDLEKIHTERIEMTTYESEDYFDAVPFMLDDEELDLDRYYDPHPFVPSDKEKRAARCEEVFNIQTHGLMQRLEAAHIKKVVVGMSGGLDSTLALLVMHKAYKMLGRPVSDIIAVTMPCFGTTDRTLNNALTLMKELEVTSMTVNIKDAVNQHFKDINHNPEVHDVTYENCQARERTQVLMDIANQAGGIVVGTGDLSEVALGWSTYNGDHMSMYGVNVSVPKTLVRYLVDYVSTLYKGEVLEATLQDILHTPVSPELLPAKDGEITQKTEDIVGPYELHDFFLYHHARFHYEPQKLLRIAIHTYGDKYDEATIKKWLTLFYRRFFTQQFKRSCIPDGPKVGSVALSPRGDLRMPSDADVSMWLDELR, translated from the coding sequence ATGAAAGATGGTTTTATTAGAGTTGCAGCTGGTTCTTTTAAAGTCTCTATCGCAAATGTGAAAAAGAATGCGCAGGAGATTATCCGTTTATCAAAAGAAGCCAACGCAAATCATACACAGGTTCTTGTATTAAATGAATTATGTTTAACTGGTTATACAATTGAAGATCTTTTCTTTCAGAAGAGAGTATTGAATGAATCAGAAACACAACTTCAATATATTTTAGATGAAACAAAAGATCTTGATACAGTGATTGTAATTGGTATGCCACTTGTCATCCGTAATGATCTTTATAATTGTGCTCTTGTACTACATAGAGGAGATATTCTAGGTGCTGTACCTAAGACATATATTCCAAATTATCATGAATTCTATGAAGGCAGACATTTCAAGAGCGGTCGTGATCTCGATGAATATATTACTTTATGTGATCAGGAAATTCACGTCACAACTGAACAGCTTTTTGAAGATGTAAATCATCCTTGGTTAAAGATTGGGGTAGAAATATGTGAAGATGTATGGGCTCCTCATACACCAAGTACTGATGCATGTTTAAATGGGGCCACACTTATTGTGAACCCTTCTGCTTCTAATAACTTAACAGGTAAGAGTGATTATAGACGCAGTTTGATCAGTGCAACAAGTGCAAGACTTGTATGTGGCTATGTTTATAGTAATACGGGTGTGGGTGAATCAACAACTGATGTTGTATTTTCTAATCATCACCTTATTTATGAAAATGGTACATTACTTAAAGAATCTACTCAGTACTCAACAGGTTTAATCTACGCCGACATGGATTTAGAAAAGATTCATACAGAACGTATTGAAATGACCACTTATGAGAGTGAAGATTATTTTGATGCCGTACCATTTATGTTAGATGATGAAGAACTGGATTTAGATCGTTATTATGATCCTCATCCATTTGTCCCTAGTGATAAAGAAAAACGTGCAGCCCGTTGTGAAGAAGTATTTAATATCCAGACTCATGGCTTAATGCAGAGATTAGAAGCCGCTCATATTAAGAAAGTCGTTGTTGGTATGTCTGGAGGACTTGATTCTACTCTTGCCTTACTTGTTATGCATAAGGCATATAAGATGTTAGGACGTCCTGTATCAGATATTATTGCGGTCACTATGCCTTGTTTTGGTACAACAGATCGTACTTTAAATAACGCCTTAACACTTATGAAGGAACTAGAAGTCACTTCTATGACAGTCAATATCAAAGATGCCGTTAACCAGCATTTTAAGGATATTAATCATAACCCTGAAGTTCATGATGTCACTTATGAAAACTGCCAGGCACGTGAAAGAACACAGGTTCTTATGGATATTGCGAATCAGGCAGGTGGTATTGTCGTAGGTACAGGAGACTTATCAGAAGTTGCACTTGGATGGTCTACTTATAATGGTGACCATATGAGTATGTATGGTGTCAATGTCTCTGTTCCTAAGACACTAGTAAGATATCTTGTTGATTATGTATCCACTTTATATAAAGGTGAAGTATTAGAAGCTACATTACAGGATATTCTTCATACACCAGTCTCACCTGAATTACTTCCTGCAAAAGATGGTGAAATTACTCAGAAGACAGAAGATATTGTAGGACCTTATGAATTACATGACTTCTTCCTTTATCATCATGCAAGATTCCATTATGAACCACAGAAACTATTACGTATTGCGATTCATACATATGGTGATAAATACGATGAAGCAACAATTAAGAAATGGCTCACTCTATTCTATAGACGTTTCTTTACTCAGCAGTTCAAGCGTAGCTGTATCCCAGATGGACCTAAAGTTGGTTCAGTGGCTTTATCTCCTCGTGGAGATTTACGTATGCCTAGTGATGCAGATGTATCTATGTGGCTTGATGAATTACGTTAA